A region of the Channa argus isolate prfri chromosome 14, Channa argus male v1.0, whole genome shotgun sequence genome:
CAAATAAATCCTTTGCCCCAGATGTGTAAAGTCTGAATGTACCTTTATGGTGTCATTGTTTTAGGCACTGGCTTGGTGTCCGTGGCAGTCAAATGTCCTTGCATCTGGAGGTGGTACCAGTGATCGCCGCATCCGTATCTGGAATGTAAACAGCGGCTCCTGTATCAGTTCACTTGACACTCAGTCACAGGTGACCGCACACTTCTCCATCCTagagtttcatttatttaaaaatgtgaccttAATTCTATGTTGGGAATTTGACCTGGTCATGATAACACAGGTCTATACTCAAATAacctaaatgtgtgtttcagatcTCATCACTGGTGTTTGCACCAAACTACAAGGAGCTGGTCTCTGCCCATGGATATGCCCACAACAATGTAGTGATCTGGAAATACCCCTCTCTCACCAGAGTTGCTGAGCTCAATGGTAACTATTTAACTAGACAGACTCTGTACTTGTTCACACATACTTTAAGAAAATAGCCAGTCATGCGGAAATGGCTGTAATGGTTCTGCTGCTCTAAACAAATTGatgcttttatattttaggCCATGAGGACAGAGTTCTAAGTTTGACTCTGAGCCCAGACTGCTCTACCGTTGCATCTGTTGCTGGAGATGAGACTATTCGTCTGTGGAAGAGCTTTGAAGTAGACCCTCTTAAGAAGAAGTCCAAGGAGAGGCTGGTCAAATCAACTAGCAGCATTCATCAGTTAATCAGATAATTTGCTTTATCTTGGACTCCTCCCAGCCCATGCTGAATTCATTGAAGcagagtgtttttatttaacaataaagATTTCCACCTGGtgtttttagaaatagctgGCATTTACTGTTCCAGTTGGTGATGTAATACATTGTTGTTTCACTTATTTACACAAgtaaataaagttgtatttataAGCTGTAGTCAACTTTGATGTTGTATTCAGGAACAATTGTACATATTGTTATGGGTTATAAATAAAGGGTTTGTTTACTGTATGGTTCTGTTAATCAGCATGATTTTGTACTAATCTGTTAAAGTGCAGTGCTATGATCAGTTTTGACAAGATAAAGTTAACTTGTAAAGTAATTTCATCTTTTAGATGGTGTAGGATACatgattttgactttttttcattttatttacagagtTTAGTGCAGGTTGGTCCAGGTAACCTCTTACTTCAGCAGCTGATTTCACCGAGTAAACTCTTGAAATACCTTTgttgcatttgcaaaaaaaaaaaaaattgcatcatATTTAATACCACACAGTTATAAAATTATGACTTATGTTTTGTTCAAAGActtagtgacagaaaacattaaTGGAGCATGGGCAAGTTTGTTTCGATGTCACAGATGAAACTGAGTTTAAGTCAAATAGATCAACAGCTTGTCCCTCATTTAGCATTAGTCTTTTCCTGCTGCCATTCATATTTGGCCTCAGGACTGGCATCAAGGTGCCCCTCAATTTTAAAAGGCTGACCATGCTTTCAATTAGATCATCCTTCCACAGCACTAAACCACAATGTGGTGAACTTCAAAAACAGCCATCAGCATAACTTACTAAATTCTCATCCAAGAGAAAGTACCTTAacttcattttccttttacagAGCAGACCATACAGAATTGCGTAAATCAGAATGTTTATGTTCATCAAATATTAACCCAGTGTAAGTGTTATTACCTGACTATGCTAAAATGCATCAATACTGTAATatacagtttaaaatgtttttaaaaaatggtgacatgtttttaaactaCAGCTTTCTAAATGACACAGAGCATTatctaaaatgcatttttttatttcaaaagttaaataaacaagcaaaaactaaatatgacatTTACAATGAAAACCTTGTTTTGATATAAAGCAGTTATTTACATGTGCCAGTCCTCagtgaaaactgagaaatactCCCAAAGCAACAAGGGTCATACCAGCCAAACAGTAGGTCAGACATAACGTGGATCATGCTTGATTTGAAGAATACTATCAGTGACAAAATGAGCACCAATtttcacacagtgtgtgtgtcagtaaacAGTTCTCTCACAACTTACGCAATGTGGAACAGAGATCACCGGCTAAACATTGTGCCATTCATATCCCTAGAAGTGTGCTTATATGTTCAATGATATGACTGATTCATAAATTCTGTAGTTTTGAATTGGTCTAGTGGCATCTATGCCACAACAGTATGGTAAAAGATATGAATGACATATTCAAGGTTGCTCTACAGAGCTTTGTATGCCTCCTTCTCATTTCTAGAGTCACCAAGTTAGATTTCCTTTACTTTCCCCAATAAAATGTTGCCGTTGGTGTTGAGTTGAGCATGTCCATTCTCTAGGTGTTTGCCGTTAGCCACCACAGTGATATGTTCACTGGCTGAGCAGTTCTGTGTTGGCTTGACATCTGCGGCAGGAAGCCGTTTGCCCCTAATGTAAGCCTGCACCCAGAAGTtggaaaagaggaggaagaagaagacacCATACAGCCAGATCAGGTGGATCCACAGGGGAACCTGGTAGTCACATTTCTCCATGAAGTAGTATTGGCTGATGTGAACTGATaccaaaacaaactgcagctgtaaaaaaagaaaaaggaatagGGGAGATTAATAAaagtttggtttaaaaaaaataaaaactgtatttataaaaattaaagtACATACAAGCTGGATTGCAGTGatgtacttcttccaccacagGTATTTCTGGAAGCGAGGGCCTGCAGCAGAGAGTCCGTAGTAGAAGTACATGATAACATGGACCACTGCATTCACCAGAGCATGGAAGGCGCCCATTCCTCCAGCTGTAGAggagaagagacaaaaagaatgATCAGTAGacatttttatacaaacatTGTAGACTCGccagttttttgcttttgtattttaatcatCTCAAGAGTTGTGAGCTGGTATAATGTGCATCCATGATTTGAAGTCATTTTCATCTACAAGTTTTTTGGGGTTCCGAAGTATTTTGACAGTGTTAAACTTTGCATTAGCTGAGGAAATCTCACCAGGAGTCAGGGTGATGCCCCACCACCACGTCCAGGGCATGAAGGAGTGATGAAATACATGGAGAAATGTGATCTGGCTTTGTTTCTTCCTCAGCACAAAGAAAAGctgggaggaaaaaagaaacatgttgtaTTATTGCCATGTCAATGCAGTAATAGAAATTATTATGATTGAAAGGCCAAAGTTATGTTTACTTAACTAAAAACAGCTTAAGGCTCCAATGCATTATTAATGTACAGCAAGTTGAAATAAGCTACTACTGTAGAAAAGTTAAATACTTGGGAAAGACAGCAATTCAGTTTGGTGAACATCGTACTTTTGAATACTGACACTGCATGTTCTTGGTCTGagttattttgaaaaaacaatacTTGGACTAGTGGCTACTTAATGGCCACTTATTTACCCGAGGTCACTACAATATTCACGTAAAGAGAAACTGACTTATTTAACAATTTAGCGCAATTACTGATCTCCAAAAACTGTGCTGAAGTTTTTCTGAGGAGGAAAAACTAATTGTTCAACCAAATTCTCTCACACATAAAAATTAATAGAAAGGTCATAATAAGGTCTTTACCGTGTCGAAGAGCTCtataaattttgaaaaataaaacagccaaCTTGCTCGAATCATCTGGGGGGAAAGAAGAGAATTAGATGTCTAAAAGCAATGAACCAACTGATTAATTTTCAGGCCAATAATCTTGACTCAATGACATTCAAAATATAATTCCTTAAAACCTTCAGAGCCGTTTTACCTGCGCTTAAGAGGTAAAAAAAGCTCTTCTCTCGGAAGAAATATGTTTAGACAACAATTACCCTTAAAGTTTGTGGGCTGCTGGACACGTCAATAAGGTCACATCTCCACGTATAGGTGGTACCCCATCCAGACAACAAGAACTAGGTTTCAGAAACACATCAACAGCTGTTATGATCTACACAAGCGCCCTGGTTTACCTTACTTGAGGGATCTGAATCATCCCTTGTccatcattttgtcttttacctCAGAGACTATGTAGGCATTCAGTAAAACCATGCCAAGGTTGTAGATCATCATGGCTGTGTTTAGGCGTAAAGGTTTGCGGTTTGCCATCAGGCGAGGTCCGACATACACTGAGAAGAAGACGTAGGCCAGCAGGATGCTGGTCATTTGTATGGGACTCTGCATCAGAGGATAATCTTTGACTCTGACATCTAGAAAACACATACTTAATCATTATTGTcacataaaataatgtgtgGAAAAATAGTTCAGTGCACCAGTTgatcatttatattaaaaaagaaactctgTGACAGACACACTCACCAGTTCTCAATTGTAGATAACTGTGGAACTTTAAAACGTTTGAAACTGCTTCTTGCAACATGATGACTGGTTGCTATTTGGTTCTGTTAAACACCTGGAaaatagggggaaaaaaagactcaGAAACCGGGAGGTGAAGCTGAGAGAAAGTAAGGTTGGCCGGCAGGTGAGCAACAAAGCGGCCTGTCCACCTGCTTTCCCATTGactgaacaaacagcagacaTCTGCACagccatataaaaaaaaaaaaaaaaactcctcagTGCCATAATTTACCAGCTGTCAAAGAAATACATAGGAGAAATGCATACTAGGAGCTGATTTCATTACCAAATCAAAAATGTAGCAGGAAAGCCAACAGCAATGACCCCATCACAATCCCAAGgaaatactttattttactcagtaaactataaagaaataaatgctacaacatcaaaacataaaatgaatgaaCACTTGAAGGACGATTGTGAAACATGTGAATTCAGCTGTCAGCCTAAAAACAATGCAGTACTGTAGCTGACTAACAGAGCAAGTCAAACAGGTGAGGCAAAGAACTTGGCCCATATGGCCACCTAGCAAAGCAACCAAGCTACCAGGACCTGAGCTAGTCTGGGATTTCCAGGGAgtaaaactacagaaaaaagtaaagaatgtgtttaaagcagcagatgtgttttgttgctttcatCTAGACAAGTCTCAATTTAACTGAGTTCTTAATCTGGCAAAAGACACATTCTAACACCAAGATATTAAAAGAAATCTctcaattaaaaacacaacatacatttttacagaaacCCCACATATTCAAGTGACACATTTAGATTAGCCAGCAACAGTCCTGAGACTATAGCAAAAAGCTTTGCTGCTCTTTAGTAAGTAGTGACTCACCTGCTGAGCGCGAGTCCCCAGCACTCGCTCCTACACAGCCAGAACAAGCGGCACTCAGCCCAGAGGTCCCAACAGTGTGAACGATCAGAGGAAAACCAGATTCAAAGCTACTCCATGGGTGTTAGACTCAACCTGTCCTCAAGCAATAGTTTTCACTCAAATTCAGCAAGAGCTGAAACTCTCACAAACGAAAACGGGGAATGACAGAGAGAACTTAAAATGAAAGGCTGGCTAGGATAACTATAGAGCTCAGATCATTCAGCTGAATTTAAAGCCCAGGGCACTACTACAGGCCTTGCTGGTTTCAGGACCACACCCTGTTTCAATGCTAGGCTCCACCTTCCTATCATTATTTTGCCTCTCTGTGATTGGACTGTCTCATCAATGGTGTTGGAGTGATGGAGTCAGAGGTTTGGAGGACCCAGTAAGATCTGGGGGCTAGCAGCCTTGTTGCTGGGCAACAAAGATCACTTTACAAGTATAAgagaataaaatacataacaGTGAAGAGGGTGAAGGTCAATGTCTGCTCTGGGTGAAGATAATCATTTTAGCGTCACTTTCAAAAGATTTTTGATAACttcactgaaatgtatttttagaatGACCCACAACCTAATTCCGGCAAAAGGTGACAGAAATTCACTAACATAACGTCATTTTACGTTGCCCATCCCTTCCGTCCAACCCTTGCTGCTCTGACAGGCTCTCCTGTGCCTCTGGTTTTACCTGTTCCTGATGGGTAATGGGTGTGAGGCATGGAAGGTGCTTGAAATTTACTCTTGAACTGGTACATTAGACCTGGTACTTTGGTTGGAATGAAAAGAATTTGAGCACGAGAGGGAGGGAGGTCTGTTTACATGTCATTTGACACTTTTGCACATGGTGGCCAGGTCATGAAGTGCAGGCATGGAAACCAAAGACATTAATGCATTGAATCTTGTGATAcgaacggcttttggcttgtcccttcaggggtcgtcacagtggaacaagttctgcatgttgatttggcacgagtTCTTTAATGCCtccctgccgcaaccctcccattttatccgggctcaggactggcaccagggtggccctcgTCAGCTGGGCGGGGCCCCACCTGGTcaggtgggattcaaacccacagacttctgcatcccaagccAATGCTTTAAAATTCAGAGTGTGGTGTTGTGTGTAGTAATATAAATTCAGAGGATATTTTCACTTAGAAGCAAAGGTaaaagcaacagttttttttacttcattaaacacaaaggcaaatgtattttattttagcctACTAGATGTTAATGTACAATGTTGGTagaaagaaagtaaagagaATTCAGCTGTTTACAAGTGGTTCTGCCAGTGAGAAGCTGCAACAAAAGACTTCTTCCAAAACTGCAGCGTCGTTGTACAGGTGGAGCCAAGACTTTAAATAATAACATGTAAACAGAAGCAGGTCAGGAAGTGATGAAATTGTTCCTGTTTAAGTCCTAAAAATGTCCGGAAAAGCACAATGTTCAAAAGAAAAGTGTTACTTCTCAGTCTATGCTAAAGTGTTTTTGGCCCAGATTTATGACTGAGACACAAACTGGATGTTGAATGTTTGAATGAGCTTGTGTCATTATCTCTTTCTGCACGGTCAGCTGTTTTTCATATAGCTCTAGCATAGTTATATTACTACACACAATAGCACACAGTCTGTTTGTCGTTGTCTTGTGACCGGTAAACCCTGACTTAGGTCAAGTTTTTGTGCAAACTAAGACAACAAAATAAGACACTATTGTCCATTGACCACAGTTTTTTGCCCAGCAACACAACAAGAGAATAGACACAGTCCACGAGACACATTGGTTGTCCCCCATTAGCCAATTGTGACAGATTAGTAGAGACTAAAAAATCTCGGCATGGTACAGTAGTAAAGATTGGCTCTGAGTCACTAATCTTGCTAATTCACTCTTTCACGATGCTGGTACCCAATCAGTCTTTTGCAAAGAGATAAGAATGTGCAGTCAGTAATGTGTCTAATGAACTAAACatgtttcattcatgttttcatgatAGTTTCTTTCACCCCATCTGTcctaaaacacataaaatgcatTGTCCCATTTACTCCCATATAAtacactaaagattaaactgcCCAGTTGTCTTTATATCTGACAGATTTCTtatctaaagtttttttttcttagacaCCCAAACACTAAAGAGCTAAtttgtgagacttttaatcaTAATCATCAGGAAAACCCACATTCACTTTGGCCCATAGCCAAACATGGTTTATTAATATTGGCTTCATATATTCTCCAGTTTACATCATCCCCTCAGCATGATCTCATGATCTTTCTAAAAGTTGGAAACAATCAGAAGTGAGTAACAGCGGCGCTCGGCGGCTAAAAGATAAAGAATGACAGGAAGGTTACTGATACAACTAGTAGTGAAATATTTTCCTCATATAACCGAGCATCATAACCGTGGTCTGCTTGGCACCGTGCGACACTAGACACAAGAACTAGATTTTGATATTCGAGGGAAAACTGATAATGACGTAAATACAAGTTTTTCTCCTCgcactttgttttattcagaaCCATTTTTATCGTATCAAGAGGTGATTTTATCGCttgaaaactaaaacaaattaagacaaacaaaacaaaccatatTGAGCGTAATTTacgtaaatgtacattataatAAAGGGAACAGGATGAAGCAGCGGTGTTTGTCTCAGCACAGTTTCTATATTTATCTGCAGCTCACGGAGTCAGAAGAAGCCCCCAACAAGAGCTACACAGACAAACGTTGAGTTTTTACATCAGCTGCAGAGTGATAGACAACACCTGGACACCTCTCTGACTGACATCAGTGATGTGACTCCGGTCTTTTAGGTGTAACGGTTGCGGCTTTACGCACGGGGTCGAACATATAACCgtaaaaataacacataaaaaacaagacaagaacCAGAGTCTTTCAGAGTGTGACGTCAATGTTAACGGCGCAAACTTGTGAATGAAAATGCAGGTGTGGTTGaacatgttgttttgtcttcctctgtcgGCCGTGGTGAGGTTGGACTTGTTTGGTGGCTCGGAGGCAGGTGTCAAACTCCACCTCCGGGCTTTTCATGGCTCTAAAATCAACGCACCCATTGAGCGCCAATGGGAAGGTGGAACAACAGGTAGGCGTTTTGTTCTTGCGCCTCACAGTTCAGTCGGTGCTTTTAGCAGAACCAAGTGGACTGACCAGAGTATGAGTCCTCAAGGAAATGAGACGTGAGCCAGAACTTCCCCATGTAGTCTGTTATtctctgaaatattttcttctgCAAGTAGACGAGCTCTTCTGCGACAGTCGAGATTTTTTGACTGGGAAAAAGCACAGAGAGCTGGTTTGAAAGGGTTCTGATTGATTTGTTGGAAGTCGATTTGTGATTCCAGAAACGTGGAAATCTCCATGTGGATACAATGTTGAAGGTAAGTGTATTGTATCTAAAAATGTACCACGATCAAATGGAAGTTTCTTATTACTTGAGCTTCCACTAAAAACTCGTATAGCTTAAGCATTTGAATTAAGTCAATATGGCTTTTGCCTGTTCtagaaacacaatatttctctGCTATCCTGTGGTATCAGTGTTTCATGTTGCATAATCCAAGAAGTGGAAGCAATATCTTGACAATCCCAACATGTGACTCACAACAATAACGCCTCCATCATATTATTATGTAAGTTTCTGTTCTGATTTTAGAACATGTTCTCATGTGTAAATGTCATTATCACATTCACAAACCCTTTAAATGAACAACTGTGTTgtgacagcaaaaaaataatcacacaaGCTTCTTGTCAGGTTGTTTTTGAAATAATCAAAGATCAATTCATGCCTTTAGAGTGACCAGACATCTCTAAAAGAGGCTTTTCTTCCTCACAGCTGCCATTTTGTCTCCACTATTAAACCTTGCTCCTCTGCCACAAAGAGAGGACACAGTGAGACACAGCAAAGAGGGCAGACGCTCTCTGACTCACACCCGCTGAAGGAGGACATGGAGGTTCTGCGGCGGTCTTCTGTCTTTGCAGCAGAAGTCCTTGATGTGTTTGACCGATCGCTGACAGAGAAGGAGCTGGTGTCCCAGTCTCGAGCCTTGTGCAGAGACTACATCCTGTCCAGACTCAACCAGAACGGGCTTGGATGGTCCAAAACTGAACTTGACCTCTCTCCTTCAAATGCGGCGCTTGCTGAGGTGTCTTTGGTGCTTCTCTGTCTGGGTAAGAGACACCTGAATGTTTGTAGGGCTGAGAAAGCGAGTGAATGTCAAATGGGTCAGGTGCCAATCAGCTGTCAACACATGGACAGGTTCAAGGCCGTGGCAGTCATCTCCCGAACTTTGAACCTTACACTGCTGATTTGCTCCTAGTTGTACACTAAGGAGATGATACCTCAAGATACTTTACGTGGCTGCACTACAGTTTATTCTTTTATTGCTTTCATCTTGAATTTGACTTTAAGTTGTTTGGAGAAGAAGTTAACACTAGTTTAATTTTCATATTGAACTTAGCCTTTACCACAGAATATAACATAAGCATAGCTGCAACAAAATGCTTTCAAgtgtaaaacactgaaagtaCATAAAAGGGATGTACAATTCTCAGAAACTGCTGCGAAAATCTACCATCAACTAACAAATCACATCCTCTTCACCAAGTTGTTGAATGTCATTGACCTTTTGAAATATCCTGAAAACAAATGGTTGTAAGATATCATACATTACGAGGAGCAGGACAGATGATGAGCTAATAGTATACTTGCAGAGGTTATTGAAATCGAAAAGGCAAACTGAGACTGGCAGATTAGGatttctgatcattttaaaatattcagctcAGTGAGCTCAATGTTTGACAGCGATGTGGTGTTGGGTCTAAAAATCAGAGTTCCTATCTCTGTTTAGATAACAGGAGGCAGAGGACTTGAATCACTGAAGCTGGATCAGATAATCGATAcatatgaaataaaagaaactggACCCAACTCTTCAGACTGTATGAATACTGTACTGCAGGTGTGTACTGAATATTTTGAGCTGGGGTAAAGGATGGGTTAaggatcgtgtgtgtgtgtgtgtgtgtgtgtgtttgtgtgtgagatcaGCGGTGATTACAGTGGTTACCAGTGATTACATCTGGAGGAATTGACTCATCTCTGACAGCTGTTGAAGCACCTTTTCAAGCAATACCAGCagaaacatatatatttttacatccTGCCATTTGATGATCTTCCACAAGCAGGACAGaaagatgtgtttgtgtagctgaaaatgctgaaataattGGTTTGAACTAAATCTGTAATCTTTGTGTCTCATTCATCCAGATTAACTGTCGTCTCTCCAACAGACTtttgatgcttttatttatttatttgtctgttcCCTTCCTGTGTTACCTAGGCGACGAGCTGGAGTGTATACAGCCCAGTTTGTACAGGAACGTGGCGCGGCAGCTCAACATCTCTGTTGCCATGGAGAACATGGTTTCGGATGCTTTCATCGGCGTGGCAACAGAGATCTTCTCTACAGGTACACACAGCTCGTTCTGAGCCTGAAGGTGTTGATGGTAATTATAGGGTTGGAAATGAAACCGGCAGCGTTGAGCCAAATAACATCTGCCAGGCGCAGGAAGTGACTTACacttctacagtgtctctgacTGCTGACGTAGGCCGTTACTGTGATTTAACAGGTGTCCCTCTGCAATTTCCATCAGGTCCCTTTGGCTGAGAGGTGCTTTCAGTGAGAGTGAGTGGGTGAAAATGACATGTAAGTGGAGTTAGACTTCATCTAGAACACATTAATAGCTCCACATGTCACTAAGTTTAGAAACTCTGGCATTTCTTCACCAGTAGCCCTCGATCGTTTGGATTACAGTGTTTGTACTGCCTCACTTATTGAACCAgagcattttctttctctgctttccaatttaatttaaatatttttcatgactTCATCCAGTGGTTCCCAAAGTGGGAAGTGAGATGAAAATATGGATAGAATTTTTTTTGTAGTTATGGTTGTGTCAGGATCAAAAAGGGAAGAACAACATTCTAAACATGAGCAACAACTAGCGAGAGGTTGAGGAAGATAAAAGTCCCTATTAATTGTGCGATATTATGTCGTTCCCTCAGTACTCActggaaaaaaactaaaaggattAATGGGATGTAATTACTTTGAAATCCTAAAAACATCTTGcagtttttataattgttttatatatttataaattacaatCTAACTGTGGATGCAGATACTATGCTGTGAGAAAGATTAAGTAAATTTAGACAACATGACATTTTGCTTATTTCTGGGTCTAAATCTAGTCTCAATTTCATGATCTTGGCCTGGAATAAACCAaccaataacaaacaaacaaaaaacagacgtGTTCAGATGACACctttataaaaactaatttttctgAAGCTACCTAAGTGTCAAAGCTTGATAATAACACTAAtggaaaaaaggttttaaatgagTGTTTGTAAAATTCTGGTTCAGAAAGAGGACTTTCCAGGCTTTGTCAGTCTCGGTCTTGACTTGATTTTATTCCTGCTGGCTCTGGGACATTTCCAAATCGTCTCAACAGTGTAGACTATGCAAATCCGagtgacattttgaaatgaaaacactgagtTTATGTGCTCTGCTTGTCTCTTTAGATCAGATGTTCTAGCTGCAGTGCAGTGAGCAACTTAAATGTGTCAATTCTTGAGGACAGATCAAAACAGACTCACTCATTGTGATTTTCATGGCTGACTACCAGCTAAACTTGTGCTTGTTTTGACGTCATGAGGACGTTTGAAAAACAGCGTGGGATTCCTTCTGAGGAATAACAATCTGCTGAACCCAGGCTGACCCAGCCTTCTGGGACGGTTTGAAGCCTGGATATAAATAGAAACAGTCatgcaagtttgttttttctgctgtttggaatttattttataacCAAAGTCTGGCATTTTAGTATGTGTTATCAGTCCTCCAAGTGGTTACCATAGCTTTAGAGATCACAAAGGAATGATACACCCAGTGAATCTGACTTGCATAGATGTTTGGTACCATTTAACCTGCCATCTGTACTGTGGTCTCACTCTGTAAAATCAACATTGCTTGTCTT
Encoded here:
- the elovl1a gene encoding elongation of very long chain fatty acids protein 1a codes for the protein MLQEAVSNVLKFHSYLQLRTDVRVKDYPLMQSPIQMTSILLAYVFFSVYVGPRLMANRKPLRLNTAMMIYNLGMVLLNAYIVSEFLLSGWGTTYTWRCDLIDVSSSPQTLRMIRASWLFYFSKFIELFDTLFFVLRKKQSQITFLHVFHHSFMPWTWWWGITLTPAGGMGAFHALVNAVVHVIMYFYYGLSAAGPRFQKYLWWKKYITAIQLLQFVLVSVHISQYYFMEKCDYQVPLWIHLIWLYGVFFFLLFSNFWVQAYIRGKRLPAADVKPTQNCSASEHITVVANGKHLENGHAQLNTNGNILLGKVKEI
- the bokb gene encoding bcl-2-related ovarian killer protein homolog B isoform X1, encoding MLKRGHSETQQRGQTLSDSHPLKEDMEVLRRSSVFAAEVLDVFDRSLTEKELVSQSRALCRDYILSRLNQNGLGWSKTELDLSPSNAALAEVSLVLLCLGDELECIQPSLYRNVARQLNISVAMENMVSDAFIGVATEIFSTGTTWGKVVSMYAVAGALAVDCVRQGYPTTVHILVDSLGQFVRKFLVPWLKRRGGWAEITKCVVKKELGPDHHWLSSIVLSVKYLLTTMYVYIMKEP
- the bokb gene encoding bcl-2-related ovarian killer protein homolog B isoform X2, which encodes MEVLRRSSVFAAEVLDVFDRSLTEKELVSQSRALCRDYILSRLNQNGLGWSKTELDLSPSNAALAEVSLVLLCLGDELECIQPSLYRNVARQLNISVAMENMVSDAFIGVATEIFSTGTTWGKVVSMYAVAGALAVDCVRQGYPTTVHILVDSLGQFVRKFLVPWLKRRGGWAEITKCVVKKELGPDHHWLSSIVLSVKYLLTTMYVYIMKEP